One genomic window of Sodaliphilus pleomorphus includes the following:
- a CDS encoding winged helix-turn-helix domain-containing protein, whose amino-acid sequence MNVETIGLWAGAVWKALDAAEGTLDVKGLKKATKLKEKEVYAAIGWLAREGKVNVNEAAKDVDVTLV is encoded by the coding sequence ATGAACGTAGAAACTATTGGACTTTGGGCCGGTGCCGTGTGGAAAGCATTGGATGCTGCCGAGGGCACGCTTGACGTAAAGGGTCTTAAGAAGGCCACAAAGCTTAAAGAAAAAGAAGTTTACGCAGCTATCGGCTGGCTTGCCCGTGAAGGCAAAGTGAATGTGAACGAGGCTGCGAAGGATGTTGATGTAACTCTTGTTTAA